One Denticeps clupeoides chromosome 3, fDenClu1.1, whole genome shotgun sequence DNA window includes the following coding sequences:
- the LOC114785963 gene encoding keratin, type I cytoskeletal 13-like, whose product MSSASLLSYSSGRPASSMSLAGGYTKRIATGRAPSVYGGAGGSSVRVSYAAGTRSGFDLSSALSGDNGFGVSTNEKATMQNLNDRLASYLDKVRSLESANAKLERQIREWHEKRTIVSRDYSKYFVIIDDLRKKISAASQENARIVLQIDNSKLAAEDFRIKYENELAMRQMVEMDIAGLRKVLDELTMTRSDLEMQIEGLKEELVYLKKNHLEEMAVLRAHMNSSSVNVEVDAAPQQDLTHVLDEIRTQYEGIADKNRREMEAWYKGKFDELNKQVTSSTESIQTSRCEISELKRTLQSLEIELQSQLSLKAALEGTLLDTEHRYSMQLSHLQVLINNLEVELTQVRGDIERQATEYKLLLDIKTRLELEIAEYRRLLDGEDTRKKVVTTKVVEVTPPPPPPKHEPVVTKRVRTVVEEVVDGKVVSRSEDVDVEVVKK is encoded by the exons ATGAGCTCCGCGTCCCTCCTGAGCTACTCCAGCGGCCGACCCGCGTCCTCCATGTCTCTGGCCGGCGGCTACACCAAGCGCATCGCCACCGGCAGGGCGCCCAGCGTGTACGGGGGCGCGGGCGGCAGCAGCGTGCGCGTCTCCTACGCCGCCGGCACCCGGAGCGGCTTCGACCTGTCCAGCGCGCTCAGCGGGGACAATGGCTTCGGCGTGTCCACCAACGAGAAGGCCACCATGCAGAACCTGAACGACCGCCTGGCCTCCTACCTGGACAAGGTGCGATCCCTGGAGAGCGCCAACGCCAAGCTGGAGCGCCAGATCCGCGAGTGGCACGAGAAGAGGACCATCGTGTCCCGGGATTACAGCAAGTACTTCGTCATCATCGACGACCTGCGCAAAAAG ATCAGTGCGGCGAGCCAGGAGAATGCCAGGATTGTCCTTCAGATCGACAACTCCAAGCTTGCTGCTGAGGACTTCAGAATCAA GTATGAGAATGAGCTTGCCATGCGCCAGATGGTGGAGATGGACATCGCTGGGCTCAGGAAGGTTCTGGATGAGCTGACGATGACCCGCTCAGACCTGGAGATGCAGATTGAAGGCCTGAAGGAGGAACTGGTCTACCTCAAGAAGAACCATCTGGAG GAGATGGCTGTCCTGCGCGCCCACATGAACTCAAGCTCAGTCAACGTGGAGGTGGACGCTGCACCCCAGCAGGACCTGACCCATGTTCTGGATGAGATCCGCACTCAGTACGAGGGCATTGCTGATAAGAACCGACGTGAAATGGAGGCCTGGTACAAGGGCAAG TTTGACGAGCTCAACAAGCAGGTGACCTCCAGCACAGAGTCCATTCAGACGTCGCGCTGTGAGATCAGCGAGCTCAAGCGCACCCTGCAGTCCCTAGAGATCGAACTGCAGTCACAGCTTAGTTTG AAAGCGGCGCTGGAGGGGACGCTCCTCGACACAGAGCATCGCTACAGCATGCAGCTGAGCCATCTGCAGGTGCTCATCAACAACCTGGAGGTGGAGCTCACCCAGGTGCGCGGTGACATCGAGCGGCAGGCCACCGAGTACAAGCTGCTGCTGGACATCAAGACCAGGCTGGAGCTGGAGATCGCCGAGTACAGAAGGCTGCTGGACGGGGAGGACACAAG GAAAAAGGTAGTCACAACAAAGGTTGTTGAAgttactcctcctcctcctcctcccaagC ATGAACCAGTCGTGACCAAGAGAGTAAGGACGGTCGTTGAGGAAGTTGTGGATGGAAAGGTGGTTTCCCGCTCAGAGGATGTAGATGTGGAGGTTGTCAAGAAGTAA
- the LOC114785964 gene encoding keratin, type I cytoskeletal 19-like — protein MYSYSRTSTAGPASFTGGSVVSQRRVGMMSSAPKAYSVYGGGAGGGTRISSSTMRTVSSGFGGGMGGGAGGFNLSSALDSDTVHVNEKATMQNLNDRLASYLEKVRSLEAANAKLEQQIREYYENKGPAAQRDYSPYWATINDLKDKINAATINNANILLQIDNSKLAADDFKTKFEHELMMRQGVEADIANLRRLLDQTTLTKADLEMQIEGLQDELAFLKKNHEEELAAIRSQMSGTVNVEVDAAPQQDLNKVLEEIRAQYEAITDKHRRDQETWFNDKSVTLSKEVAISTESIQTSKTEITDLRRTLQGLEIELQSQLSMKGALENTLAETEARYSAMLAGYQNQINMLEQELAQVRASIEQQGRDYTMLLDIKSRLEQEIATYRSLLEKEETRTPGSGGVTTTVTTKTVRTN, from the exons ATGTACAGCTACTCTCGTACCAGCACCGCCGGTCCGGCAAGCTTCACTGGTGGCTCAGTCGTCAGCCAGCGACGTGTAGGTATGATGTCTTCGGCACCCAAGGCCTACAGTGTGTATGGCGGAGGAGCAGGGGGTGGCACCcgcatctcctcctccaccatgcGCACTGTCTCCTCCGGCTTCGGGGGTGGCATGGGTGGGGGTGCTGGCGGCTTCAACCTTTCAAGTGCCCTGGACTCGGACACCGTCCACGTGAATGAGAAGGCCACCATGCAGAACCTGAATGACCGTCTGGCCTCCTATCTTGAGAAGGTGCGCTCCCTGGAGGCTGCCAATGCCAAGCTGGAGCAGCAGATTAGAGAGTACTATGAGAACAAAGGCCCTGCAGCCCAGCGTGACTACAGCCCCTACTGGGCCACCATCAATGACCTGAAGGACAAG ATCAATGCTGCCACCATCAACAATGCAaacatcctgctgcagattGACAACTCTAAACTGGCCGCTGATGACTTCAAAACAAA GTTCGAGCATGAGCTGATGATGCGTCAGGGAGTGGAGGCCGACATTGCCAATCTGCGCCGTCTACTGGACCAAACCACTCTGACCAAGGCAGACCTGGAAATGCAGATTGAAGGTCTGCAGGATGAGCTGGCATTCCTGAAGAAGAACCACGAGGAG GAGCTGGCAGCCATCCGCTCTCAGATGTCAGGCACAGTTAATGTGGAGGTGGATGCAGCACCACAGCAAGACCTCAACAAGGTCTTGGAAGAGATCCGTGCACAGTATGAGGCCATAACAGACAAACACCGGCGTGATCAGGAGACCTGGTTCAATGACAAG TCAGTGACCCTGAGCAAGGAGGTTGCCATCAGCACAGAGTCCATTCAGACGTCGAAGACAGAAATCACAGACCTTAGACGTACCTTGCAGGGCCTAGAGATCGAGCTGCAGTCCCAGCTAAGTATG AAAGGAGCGCTGGAGAACACACTGGCAGAGACAGAGGCCCGTTACAGTGCCATGCTAGCAGGCTACCAGAACCAGATCAACATGCTGGAGCAGGAGCTGGCACAGGTGCGGGCCAGCATTGAGCAGCAGGGGCGTGACTACACAATGCTGCTGGACATCAAGAGTCGGCTGGAGCAGGAAATCGCCACCTACAGGAGCCTCCTGGAAAAGGAGGAGACCAG GACTCCAGGATCAG GTGGCGTGACAACAACTGTCACAACCAAAACTGTGCGAACCAACTAG